A genomic window from Cucumis melo cultivar AY chromosome 8, USDA_Cmelo_AY_1.0, whole genome shotgun sequence includes:
- the LOC127150503 gene encoding uncharacterized protein LOC127150503: protein MLEPLSEGLAIYTPVGDVLLVNEVLRNCEVLVEGISLLVDLLPLELQRLDVILGMDFLFAHYASMDCYRKEVVFRKPGFAEVVFRGMRKAVSRSLISVLKAEKLLRKGCTAFLAHIVVVQREKLKPEDVPVVKEFLDVFPDDLSGMPPDREIEFTIELLPGTAPISQAPYRMAPSELKELKMQLQELVDKGYIRPSVSPWGAPVLFVKKKDGTLRLCIDYRQLNKVTIRNK, encoded by the coding sequence atgctagagcctttatctgaggggttagctatatacactccagttggtgacgttttacttgttaatgaggtgttacgtaattgtgaagttttagtagaaggtatcagtttgctagtggacttgctaccactagagttgcagaggttagatgtaattttgggaatggatttcttatttgctcattatgcatctatggattgttataggaaggaagtggttttcagaaaaccaggctttgctgaagtggtttttagaggtatgaggaaggccgtttctagaagtctaatctcagttttgaaagctgagaaattactgaggaagggttgcacagcgtttcttgcacacatcgtagtagtgcagagagaaaaactaaagccagaagatgttcctgtggtgaaagagtttcttgatgtatttccagatgatctgtcaggtatgccacctgatagagagattgagttcaccattgaattattaccaggaacagcacctatttcacaggccccgtatagaatggctccaagcgagctaaaagaattgaagatgcagttacaagaactagttgacaagggatacatcaggcctagtgtttcgccgtggggagcaccagtgctttttgtgaaaaagaaagatggtaccctcagattatgtattgactatagacagttaaacaaggttacaatacgtaacaagtaa